In Papaver somniferum cultivar HN1 unplaced genomic scaffold, ASM357369v1 unplaced-scaffold_114, whole genome shotgun sequence, a genomic segment contains:
- the LOC113328686 gene encoding short-chain dehydrogenase TIC 32, chloroplastic-like, with amino-acid sequence MGNWKWFSESGSSGFKSSSTAEQVTEGIDATGLTAIVTGATSGIGKETARVLALKGVNVIVPSRDLENGLKIKEMILQENPKAQIDVMEMDLASIESITSFAQSFNSSKQSLNILINNAGIFACPFQLSRDGIELQFATNHLGHFLLTKLLLEKLKTTAKKTGIEGRIVNVSSIAHGYSKGDSLLDLEIINNPTKYKKYDAYCRSKLANVLHANELARVLQAEEANVTANSLHPGIIATNIFRFMNIRGIMLHVLAALGKLFTKNIPQGASTTCYLALHPDMKGVTGKFFIDCKETLPSSQSQDKDLGKKLWSWSTDLLNNLNIQK; translated from the exons ATGGGTAACTGGAAGTGGTTTTCAGAATCTGGTTCTTCGGGGTTCAAGTCTTCGTCTACAGCCGAACAAGTCACTGAGGGGATTGATGCTACAGGTCTCACTGCAATTGTCACAG GTGCAACAAGTGGGATTGGGAAAGAAACAGCAAGGGTATTGGCTCTAAAAGGTGTAAATGTAATCGTACCTTCAAGAGATTTGGAGAATGGTTTGAAGATAAAAGAAATGATCCTCCAAGAAAACCCTAAAGCACAGATTGATGTCATGGAGATGGATTTAGCATCCATCGAATCCATCACTTCTTTTGCTCAATCCTTTAATTCTTCGAAACAATCCTTAAATATTCTCAT AAATAATGCTGGTATATTCGCTTGTCCATTCCAGCTCTCCAGAGATGGAATAGAGCTGCAATTTGCTACCAATCACCTAG GGCATTTCTTACTAACGAAATTGTTATTGGAGAAGCTTAAAACCACAGCCAAGAAAACCGGCATAGAAGGAAGAATAGTCAATGTGTCCTCCATTGCTCACGGATACTCAAAGGGGGATTCTTTGCTTGATCTCGAGATCATAAACAATCCAACAAA GTATAAAAAATATGATGCTTACTGTCGATCCAAGCTTGCAAATGTTCTACACGCGAATGAGTTAGCTAGGGTTTTGCAG GCGGAAGAAGCTAACGTGACGGCAAATTCTTTGCACCCCGGAATTATTGCAACTAATATATTTCGGTTTATGAACATTCGAG GTATTATGTTGCACGTACTGGCAGCTTTAGGGAAGCTTTTCACGAAGAATATACCTCAA GGTGCATCAACGACTTGTTATCTTGCTCTACATCCTGATATGAAAGGTGTCACCGGGAAGTTCTTTATCGATTGCAAAGAAACACTTCCTTCGTCACAATCTCAAGACAAGGATTTGGGAAAAAAACTATGGAGCTGGAGCACAGATTTGCTTAATAACCTCAACATACAAAAATGA
- the LOC113328685 gene encoding uncharacterized protein LOC113328685, with protein sequence MGKGKHQKIPSSRLKGFVTHTVRENSPPSTQPTQSSSSGTPYPLTYYVSCDRFSAMHRKYLAAITVWNEPKSFKEVMKHQGWKKAMAEEIRVLEEQGTWEMEELPHGNDLVELHNFKTYLGQCFKMKDLGKLKYFLGLEVDRSKQEFPMETNHHMAFAKGNILADVEKYRRLVGRLIYLSVTRPDLAYSVHILSQFMQQPRMEHWEAALRMFRYLKKSPGQGILLRSDSGLSLKGWCDSDWASCPLTRRSLTG encoded by the exons ATGGGTAAAGGAAAACATCAGAAAATTCCTTCTAGCAGACTCAAGGGATTTGTGACGCATACAGTACGTGAAAATAGTCCACCTTCCACTCAACCGACACAATCATCATCCTCGggtacaccttatcctttgacatattatgttagttgtgatcgtTTTTCTGCTATGCATAGAAAATATCTTGCAGCTATAACGGTTTGGAATGAACCCAAAAGCTTCAAAGAAGTTATGAAGCATCAAGGATGGAAGAAAGCCATGGCTGAAGAAATACGAGTTCTAGAGGAACAAGGAACATGGGAAATGGAGGAATTACCACATG GTAATGATCTTGTTGAACTTCACAATTTTAAAACTTACTTGGGACAATGTTTTAAGATGAAGGATTTGGGGAAGTTGAAATATTTCTTAGGATTGGAGGTGGATCGTAGTAAACAAG aatttcctaTGGAGACGAATCACCATATGGCATTTGCAAAAGGGAATATACTTGCTGATGTGGAAAAATATAGAAGATTAGTTGGCCGTTTGATTTATCTGTCAGTTACAAGACCAGATCTGGCTTATTCAGTACACATTTTATCACAATTTATGCAAcaacctagaatggagcattgggaagcagcaCTTCGTATGTTTAGATACTTGAAGAAGAGTCCAGgacaaggaattttgttgcgctctgatagtggtcTTAGTTTAAAAGGATGGTGTGATTCAGACTGGGCAAGCTGTCCATTGACTAGACGTTCATTAACAGGATGA